Proteins co-encoded in one Periophthalmus magnuspinnatus isolate fPerMag1 chromosome 20, fPerMag1.2.pri, whole genome shotgun sequence genomic window:
- the unm_hu7910 gene encoding trichohyalin isoform X1 has protein sequence MTQRRNSKSQGKRDVKSSFSKNGRSSESGDASPGAGQSSGPARSWFSLVVVLALIGLWSSMAVVYFDVVDYDSVLARAKEFRQNFTNVLQGKLSAYDSDGDGDFDLEDAKVLLDETRPGPNSTERSLRGVRLRSALKQELRDLHRAMEAKRLTEILLTAFREALKDEKEEQRRERGEGRQGERRRTGGEREQTADKPIQREEIPEEIDEKFESPGKGKTRRHFLEKQQKTVTMEKEKKDNGTREETRKIQMDKGQSQVTREGTFKRVEHEEVGKLFKETEKMKAQEKEMGKVKDKIKMTVSEKGQIMRSKRADEERESIKLKEKDRLTKETEVKEKAEKEQASQIKDTLQQKQLKMPESLIKMKLAEEERTVKGKEEKPIKADVRAKTQQEIKGSLTKDTIKMDQIDHKIIKEQVAKIIVEERKFAAEKERKDEQKQRELDKRGKETEEKNKIAELKEKEAKVQVERRQSDKMEKERVAKEEAKNIDAEREQEKEKIVGQKIEVKQAELKESTEQNIKLEHETRERAEKDRIEISLASKKQEEILKKQMEEEMMAREVSVKLEQERIKKPQIEAKVKATLERQKSDKQNGTDIKKEKIELEKKVEIEKGEREQLKINKQAEDERETTKEQMAKRISERVLKSEKQKQEMAEEKIAQDLMDQHKIENERLQQRPVLKMPTSKENAQMEQQIRAKLPHKHTEATQKIATEQVTKLERADAEKVQAEKELAAKKQLEKVEKDKIEQDQIKKAEAEKESEVIAVKEVLAKENSEMEPKKMIQKTGSEAGKAGKVLETKLRIPEAQSQIGQKMVTFTDEKLKMKMAEGDGLTRQKEMVKKIIGEREVKEQNATKDVKLQQAEKGRDKTGILRPAEAAVTKSTTVKTAQDQGHVTKEQNAAKLVPKAENEQTRAAILGQAKRVVSPAQTVKKIEELVPIVTKEELKYKQTEPEVSKLQTQKAAILGQPERIVTKAPLLKTIVGQGQVMKLQKANQVNLQKPLIQQERVTSGQTEKVQTKAAILEQAGNIVAQTTTVKKVGQEQLVREHDATKLNLKKDQIQQGKTVTLQQTESVQTKVSFLGQAGKVVKPPMVKKLTGQEQLVKDQNATKLVTKAVNEQIQQEKMKLQQPKEDILGQAKKVVTPGQMVKSQMDEERLVKDTSAETRTRAEAKQATPDIWGQAGRVVNKEQEIKKILAKEPVVRAETIPMKPAILGQAGRVVAQRVSEQQKQAAAATGARPEAKQATSAILGQAGRVVAKEQEVKKFVAKEPVVRAETIPMKPAILGQAGGVVAQRVSEQQKQAAAATGARPEAKQATSAILGQAGRVVAKEQEVKKFVAKEPVVRAETIPMKPAILGQAGGVVAQRVSEQQKQAAAATGARPEAKQATSAILGQAGRVVAKEQEVKMFVAKEPVVRAEIKPMKSAILGQAGGVVAKEQEVKKIVGKEPVVSAETIPMKSAILGQAGGVAAQRVSEQQKQAAADMGTRPEAKQATSAILGQAGRVVTKGEEIKKIVGKEPVVGAGTKPMKLAILGQAGGVVAKGVSEQQKQAAADTGTKAEVKQATSAILGPAGRVVADLEAKKIVAKEPLVRAETIPKKSAILGQAGGVVAQRVSEQPKQAAAATGARPEAKQATSAILGQAGRVVAKEQEVKKFIAKEPVVRAEIKSMKSAILGQAGRVVAKGMSEQQNVDKIAKTKAEQESLIKLQSVKEQTKMDALKLAPKDNVKKQMVETIVESQQAVKSQQPDKGQPKADILKQAQKEVTKAQPVKMIVGQEINQKVQVINNKPQKEMTKEFTTYKERDAKVGATITTIGETQVVKEREQIKAGILGLAKKEASKEQPSKTIVGVRTVMVQEKPNSTKLLSKTKIEPTGQGQMGKRQDAINERGTAAILGLAKGQTVKKMVEQEQMVKLYQGGKDQTKADILKPIGKEIVNKMIGQNKQNATKPVSKVQLSEQVQGAVKEQEKADILGKGEKIVAKGPVVMVHSKSKSEMVKLRQTEKDRLVREMTAILEKQPEKEVTKKQVVQKVITQEQLKVEKVPAKAAILKQIKSK, from the exons ATGACGCAGCGAAGAAACTCCAAAAGCCAAGGGAAAAGAG ATGTGAAGTCCTCCTTCAGTAAAAATGGCCGCTCGTCTGAGTCCGGAGATGCCTCCCCTGGTGCAGGTCAGTCCTCTGGTCCGGccaggtcctggttcagtctggttgtAGTCCTAGCTCTGATTGGGCTCTGGAGCTCCATGGCGGTGGTCTACTTCGACGTGGTGGACTATGACAGCGTTCTGG CCAGAGCGAAGGAGTTCCGGCAAaactttacaaatgttttacaaG GTAAATTGTCAGCCTATGATTCTGATGGAGATGGAGACTTTGACCTGGAGGACGCCAAAGTTCTGCttg ACGAGACGCGACCAGGGCCCAACTCTACAG AGCGCTCCCTCCGCGGCGTGAGGCTCAGATCAGCTCTGAAACAGGAGCTGCGAGACCTGCACCGAGCAATGGAAGCCAAGAGACTCACAGAAATCCTCCTGACAGCGTTCAGAGAGGCACTAAAGGACgaaaaggaggagcagaggagggaaagaggagaggggaggcaaggagagaggaggaggacgggaggagagagggagcaaacCGCCGACAAGCCAATCCAACGAGAAGAAATACCAGAGGAAATTGATGAAAAATTTGAGAGCCCGGGGAAAGGGAAAACTAGACGACATTTTCtagaaaagcaacaaaaaactgtcactatggaaaaggagaagaaggaTAATGGGACCAGGGAAGAGACGAGAAAGATCCAAATGGATAAAGGACAAAGCCAAGTCACAAGAGAAGGGACGTTCAAGAGAGTGGAGCACGAAGAGGTTGGAAAACTGTTCaaagaaactgaaaaaatgaaagcacaAGAAAAGGAGATGGGTAAAGTTAAGGACAAAATCAAGATGACCGTGTCTGAAAAAGGACAGATTATGAGATCAAAACGTGCTGATGAAGAGAGAGAATCAattaaactaaaagaaaaagatCGGCTGACTAAAGAGACGGAGGTAAAGGAGAAAGCTGAAAAAGAACAAGCATCTCAAATAAAGGACACATTACAACAGAAACAGTTGAAAATGCCAGAATCGCTCATAAAAATGAAACTCGCTGAAGAAGAGAGGACCGTTaagggaaaggaggagaagcCAATCAAAGCAGACGTAAGAGCCAAAACTCAACAAGAGATCAAAGGCAGTTTGACCAAAGATACAATCAAAATGGACCAGATTGACCACAAAATTATAAAAGAGCAGGTAGCAAAAATTATTGTGGAGGAGAGAAAGTTTGCAGCtgaaaaggaaagaaaggatgaacaaaaacaaagggaACTAGACAAAcgggggaaagagacagaggagaaaaacaaaattgcCGAACTGAAGGAAAAGGAAGCTAAAGTTCAGGTGGAAAGACGACAGAGTGACAAAATGGAGAAGGAACGCGTGGCGAAAGAGGAGGCAAAGAACATAGATGCTGAAAGagaacaagaaaaagaaaagatagTTGGTCAAAAAATTGAAGTGAAACAGGCTGAACTAAAAGAAAGCACagaacaaaacatcaaattggAACATGAGACCAGGGAGAGAGCTGAAAAAGACAGGATTGAAATCAGTTTGGCTTCTAAAAAACAAGAggaaatactgaaaaaacagaTGGAAGAGGAGATGATGGCGAGAGAGGTATCGGTTAAATTAGAGCAAGAACGAATAAAAAAACCTCAGATAGAAGCCAAAGTAAAAGCGACACTTGAACGACAAAAAAGTGACAAACAAAATGGAACTGATATAAAAAAAGAGAAGATTGAGTTAGAGAAAAAAGTGGAAattgaaaaaggagagagagaacaactgAAAATTAATAAACAggcagaggatgagagagaaacTACTAAAGAACAGATGGCAAAACGGATAAGTGAAAGAGTGctcaaatctgaaaaacaaaaacaagagatGGCTGAGGAGAAGATCGCACAGGATTTGATGGATCAGCACAAAATTGAGAATGAAAGACTTCAACAAAGGCCAGTTCTAAAAATGCCAACTTCTaaagaaaatgcacaaatgGAGCAACAAATCAGAGCAAAATTaccacataaacacactgaagcaACACAAAAAATAGCTACTGAACAGGTGACGAAATTAGAAAGAGCAGATGCAGAAAAAGTGCAGGCTGAGAAAGAGTTGGCGGCTAAAAAACAATTGGAAAAAGTGGAAAAGGACAAGATCGAACAAGACCAAATTAAAAAGGCTGAAGCAGAAAAGGAATCTGAAGTTATAGCTGTGAAAGAAGTTTTGGCAAAAGAGAATTCTGAAATGGAACCTAAAAAGATGATTCAAAAGACTGGATCAGAAGCAGGGAAAGCAGGGAAAGTATTGGAGACAAAACTGAGGATTCCTGAAGCACAGAGTCAAATCGGACAAAAAATGGTTACATTTACAGATGAAAAACTGAAGATGAAAATGGCAGAAGGAGATGGACTAACAAGACAAAAAGAAATGGTTAAAAAGATcattggagagagagaagtgaaggAACAGAATGCAACCAAAGATGTCAAATTACAACAAGCAGAAAAAGGTCGAGACAAAACGGGCATTTTGAGACCAGCAGAGGCCGCGGTCACTAAAAGCACAACGGTAAAAACAGCTCAAGACCAAGGACATGTGACAAAGGAACAGAATGCAGCCAAACTTGTGCCTAAAGctgaaaatgaacaaactaGAGCGGCCATTTTGGGTCAGGCAAAGAGGGTAGTTTCTCCAGCACAGACTGTTAAAAAGATTGAAGAACTGGTACCAATTGTAACTAAAGAAGaactgaaatataaacaaacagaaccAGAAGTGTCAAAATTACAAACTCAGAAGGCAGCCATTTTAGGACAACCTGAGAGGATTGTCACAAAAGCACCGCTGCTTAAAACGATTGTTGGACAAGGGCAAGTGATGAAGTTACAGAAGGCAAACCAAGTAAATCTGCAGAAACCACTAATTCAACAAGAAAGAGTGACGTCAggacaaactgaaaaagtgcAAACTAAGGCGGCCATTTTAGAGCAGGCAGGGAACATAGTAGCTCAAACAACGACGGTTAAAAAGGTAGGACAAGAACAACTGGTGAGAGAACACGATGCAACCAAACTGAATTTGAAAAAAGATCAAATTCAACAAGGAAAAACTGTGACTTTACAACAAACTGAATCAGTCCAAACAAAGGTGTCCTTTTTAGGACAGGCTGGGAAAGTAGTTAAACCACCAATGGTTAAAAAGCTGACAGGACAAGAACAACTGGTGAAGGACCAGAATGCAACTAAACTTGTGACTAAAGCTGTAAATGAACAAATTCAACAAGAAAAAATGAAACTACAACAGCCAAAGGAGGATATTTTAGGACAAGCAAAGAAAGTAGTCACTCCAGGACAGATGGTGAAATCACAAATGGATGAGGAACGTCTTGTAAAAGATACTTCagctgaaaccaggactagggcTGAAGCAAAACAAGCAACGCCAGACATTTGGGGCCAGGCAGGTAGAGTAGTCAATAAAGAACAAGAGATTAAAAAGATTTTAGCAAAGGAGCCAGTGGTTAGAGCTGAAACTATACCGATGAAGCCGGCCATTTTGGGTCAGGCAGGTCGTGTAGTTGCTCAACGTGTGTCTGAACAGCAGAAACAGGCTGCAGCTGCCACAGGGGCTAGGCCTGAAGCAAAACAAGCAACTTCAGCCATTTTGGGTCAGGCAGGTAGAGTAGTTGCTAAAGAACAAGAGGTTAAAAAGTTCGTAGCAAAGGAACCAGTGGTTAGAGCTGAAACTATACCGATGAAGCCGGCCATTTTGGGTCAGGCAGGTGGTGTAGTTGCTCAACGTGTGTCTGAACAGCAGAAACAGGCTGCAGCTGCCACAGGGGCTAGGCCTGAAGCAAAACAAGCAACTTCAGCCATTTTGGGTCAGGCAGGTAGAGTAGTTGCTAAAGAACAAGAGGTTAAAAAGTTCGTAGCAAAGGAACCAGTGGTTAGAGCTGAAACTATACCGATGAAGCCGGCCATTTTGGGTCAGGCAGGTGGTGTAGTTGCTCAACGTGTGTCTGAACAGCAGAAACAGGCTGCAGCTGCCACGGGGGCTAGGCCTGAAGCAAAACAAGCAACTTCAGCCATTTTGGGTCAGGCAGGTAGAGTAGTTGCTAAAGAACAAGAGGTTAAAATGTTCGTAGCAAAGGAGCCAGTGGTTCGAGCTGAAATTAAACCAatgaagtcggccattttgggtcAGGCAGGTGGTGTAGTCGCTAAAGAACAAGAGGTTAAAAAGATCGTAGGAAAGGAGCCAGTGGTTAGTGCTGAAACAATACCAatgaagtcggccattttgggtcAGGCAGGTGGTGTAGCTGCTCAACGTGTGTCTGAACAGCAGAAACAGGCTGCAGCTGACATGGGGACTAGACCTGAAGCAAAACAAGCAACTTCAGCCATTTTGGGTCAGGCAGGTAGAGTAGTCACTAAAGGAGAAGAGATTAAAAAGATCGTAGGAAAGGAGCCAGTGGTTGGAGCTGGAACTAAACCAATGAAGTTGGCCATTTTGGGGCAAGCAGGTGGAGTAGTTGCTAAAGGAGTGTCTGAACAGCAGAAACAGGCTGCAGCTGACACGGGGACTAAGGCTGAAGTAAAACAAGCAACTTCAGCCATTTTGGGTCCGGCAGGGAGAGTAGTTGCTGATTTAGAGGCTAAAAAGATTGTAGCAAAGGAGCCATTGGTTAGAGCTGAAACGATACCAAAGAAGTCAGCCATTTTGGGTCAGGCAGGTGGTGTAGTTGCACAACGTGTTTCTGAACAGCCGAAACAGGCTGCAGCTGCCACGGGGGCTAGGCCTGAAGCAAAACAAGCAACTTCAGCCATTTTGGGTCAGGCAGGTAGAGTAGTCGCTAAAGAACAAGAGGTTAAAAAGTTCATAGCAAAGGAGCCAGTGGTTAGAGCTGAAATTAAATCAatgaagtcggccattttgggtcAGGCAGGTAGAGTAGTCGCTAAAGGGATGTCTGAACAGCAGAATGTTGATAAAATTGCTAAAACAAAGGCAGAGCAAGAGTCACTGATAAAATTACAAAGCGTAAAGGAGCAAACAAAGATGGACGCTTTGAAACTGGCTCCAAAAGATAACGTTAAAAAACAAATGGTTGAAACGATCGTAGAATCACAACAAGCAGTGAAATCACAACAACCTGACAAAGGCCAACCGAAGGCAGACATTTTGAAACAGGCTCAAAAAGAAGTCACTAAAGCACAACCGGTTAAAATGATTGTAGGACAAGAGATAAATCAGAAAGTACAAGTAATTAATAATAAACCACAGAAAGAAATGACTAAAGAATTTACTACATATAAGGAGAGAGATGCTAAAGTAGGAGCCACAATAACAACCATAGGAGAGACACAAGTggtgaaagaaagagaacaaATTAAGGCAGGCATATTGGGACTTGCTAAGAAAGAAGCCTCTAAAGAACAACCAAGTAAAACTATTGTAGGAGTTAGAACAGTGATGGTACAAGAGAAACCAAATTCAACAAAACTCCTgagtaaaac